From a single Sorghum bicolor cultivar BTx623 chromosome 5, Sorghum_bicolor_NCBIv3, whole genome shotgun sequence genomic region:
- the LOC8068319 gene encoding cytochrome P450 716B1, producing MAFIVLLAAAAAVIAFVLHLATKNHRSHPTYSLPPGNLGIPVIGQTFSLLHALRTNTDDRWFRARIKRYGPVSKMSVLGSPTVLLAGTAANHFIFTNEDLILTQTRALRSLLRRSILTLTGDKLKQVRSALQGYLRPEMVRRYVGKMDIEVRRQLKLNWVGRSTVNVLPMARNLTLGVICSVVFGEEAATIVDALGTDFQLLGDAILSFPVNIPFTRFGKGMRSSAKIREAVRKFAKKREESLLEERCTISTTDFVTYMLILRSKGAHSITLEDIVDNVMGIIIGAHGTTSALITFMMRHLANEPDVLAKITEEQDEIANKKGTDGALTWEHVSSMKYTWRVALETLRTVPPVFGSFRTATKDIEYQGYHIPKGWKVFAAQSITHMDSRFFTEPTKFDPSRFEKRSSIPPYSFLPFGGGPRMCPRTEFSRVETMVAMHYLVTQFRWKLCFKDEAYKKDPKPTPVFGCPVELELREPYNDL from the exons ATGGCTTTCATCGTGCtccttgctgctgctgcagcagtGATAGCCTTTGTCCTCCACCTTGCCACCAAAAACCACCGGTCTCACCCAACCTACAGCCTCCCTCCCGGCAACCTCGGTATCCCGGTCATCGGCCAGACCTTCTCCCTCCTCCACGCCCTACGCACCAACACAGACGACCGGTGGTTCAGGGCGCGGATAAAGAGATACGGTCCGGTGTCGAAGATGTCGGTGCTGGGCTCGCCGACGGTGCTGCTTGCTGGGACGGCGGCCAACCATTTCATATTCACCAACGAGGACCTCATCCTCACGCAGACGCGTGCGCTTCGCTCCCTCCTCCGGCGGTCTATTCTGACGCTCACCGGCGACAAGCTGAAGCAGGTGCGTAGTGCTCTGCAGGGTTACTTGAGGCCTGAGATGGTCAGAAGGTACGTGGGGAAGATGGATATCGAGGTCAGAAGGCAACTGAAGCTCAACTGGGTTGGTCGCAGCACTGTCAAC gtcctgccgatggcaAGGAATCTTACACTTGGGGTCATATGTTCAGTTGTCTTCGGCGAAGAAGCAGCCACCATAGTAGATGCCCTCGGTACCGACTTCCAGTTGCTAGGTGATGCAATCTTGTCATTTCCAGTGAACATACCCTTCaccag GTTCGGCAAGGGCATGAGGTCCAGTGCTAAGATTAGGGAAGCCGTCAGAAAGTTTgccaagaagagggaggagtctTTGTTGGAGGAACGATGCACTATTTCTACCACTGATTTTGTCACCTACATGCTCATTCTGCGCTCCAAGGGTGCGCATTCCATCACCCTAGAGGACATTGTTGACAATGTGATGGGCATTATCATCGGCGCACATGGTACTACCTCAGCTCTAATCACCTTCATGATGCGCCACCTCGCAAACGAGCCAGACGTCCTTGCTAAAATCACTGAAG AACAAGATGAGATCGCAAATAAGAAAGGAACAGATGGTGCTCTAACATGGGAACATGTTTCAAGCATGAAGTACACTTGGAGGGTCGCATTGGAGACACTGAGGACAGTGCCTCCAGTGTTTGGGAGCTTCCGAACTGCGACCAAGGACATCGAATACCAGGGCTATCACATCCCCAAAGGCTGGAAA GTCTTCGCAGCCCAAAGCATTACGCATATGGATTCCAGGTTCTTCACCGAACCCACCAAGTTCGATCCATCTCGCTTTGAGAAGCGTTCATCAATTCCACCATACAGCTTCTTGCCGTTTGGGGGAGGGCCAAGAATGTGCCCTCGAACTGAGTTTTCTAGGGTAGAAACAATGGTAGCCATGCACTATCTAGTGACACAGTTCAGGTGGAAGTTGTGCTTCAAAGATGAAGCCTACAAGAAGGATCCAAAACCTACGCCTGTTTTTGGATGTCCAGTTGAACTGGAGTTAAGAGAACCCTACAATGACTTATGA
- the LOC8068317 gene encoding putative disease resistance RPP13-like protein 3 isoform X2, whose protein sequence is MAVVTGALPSVLAKLGDLLIGEYKLQKGVKGEIIFLKAELESMKGALEKLSSKPADELDIQDKIWAKDLRELSYDIEDSIDTFMVRGKASQSAKLHGIRKFIDRSVGLFRKAKIRHGIATEIRDIKSRVVEVHERRRRYDVSLGVDKPSTAAVDPRLFSQYTEIEELVGIVETRDELINIVMEENEVPIQKGKIVTIVGFGGLGKTTLAHAVFDKIRPGFDCCASVSVSQTPDLKKLLKGILYQLDKKYEDINEKPLDEGQLVNELRKFLRRKRYFIVIDDIWDISVWRMIKCALPHSDAGYIIITTTRNSDVAEKVGSPYNMKPLSQNNSRKLLYKRIFGNEGKDNNEDIEKCPDAELTEVSERILKKCAGVPLAIITMASLLACKPRNKMDWYEVCNCIGTGLENSIDVENMRKILSFSYYNMPSHLRTCLLYFSVFPEDYKIEKHRLIWMWIAEGFIQCEKHGESLFDLGESYFNELISRSMIQPIHGYNNDTIYECRVHDMVLDLICSLSSEGNFVTILNGTDHIPPSNTIRRLSLQNGKEHLSETLETKRLQQVRSFQVLRVLDLQDCDLSQGYGLKYLGNQFHLRYLGLCGTSIAQLPEEIGSLQFLQILDVRRNKLSCLPSTVVQLKHLMCLYTDLSIRVPNGIGSLTRLEEMSELLIDDSNMDILEELGWLSELRVLRIALGGWNNNLVECLGKLQKLRELSVWARGGQTNIGGLDAWVAPRHLFSLSTRWGCWFSTLPAWINPSLVPDLSKIFIGIRVLQQADLDILGRLPALCYLEMQVEHEDLGIPSGFLVGADSFPCLLSCEFRGFVRPVLFQQGAMPRLRTLWSWFSVRGAREIANSYGGLDLGLMNLPSLQKVSVGLDCNGANDEEVKELRAVLSHGTKIHPNRPRLWINRKAVKDTDNE, encoded by the exons ATGGCGGTAGTGACTGGGGCTCTGCCAAGCGTCCTCGCCAAGCTCGGCGATCTTCTCATCGGAGAGTATAAGCTGCAAAAGGGCGTCAAGGGGGAGATCATTTTCCTCAAAGCTGAGCTCGAGAGCATGAAGGGCGCACTCGAGAAGCTCTCCAGTAAACCGGCAGACGAGCTTGACATTCAGGACAAGATCTGGGCCAAGGATTTGAGGGAGCTCTCCTATGATATAGAGGATAGTATCGACACGTTTATGGTGCGTGGCAAAGCCAGTCAGTCGGCCAAGCTGCATGGCATCAGGAAGTTTATTGACCGAAGTGTCGGTTTGTTCAGAAAGGCAAAGATTCGCCATGGGATCGCTACTGAGATTAGAGACATCAAGAGCCGTGTTGTAGAGGTGCACGAGAGGCGTCGCAGATATGATGTCAGCCTCGGTGTTGATAAGCCTAGCACAGCTGCTGTGGACCCACGTTTATTTTCTCAGTACACAGAGATTGAAGAGCTTGTTGGCATTGTCGAGACAAGAGATGAGCTAATCAATATCGTGATGGAAGAGAATGAAGTGCCCATTCAGAAAGGCAAGATAGTTACCATTGTTGGATTTGGTGGGTTGGGAAAAACTACTCTTGCTCATGCAGTTTTTGACAAGATTAGACCAGGATTCGATTGTTGTGCTTCTGTATCAGTCTCTCAAACTCCTGATTTGAAGAAATTGTTGAAGGGCATCCTGTATCAGCTTGACAAGAAGTATGAGGACATCAATGAAAAACCATTGGATGAGGGTCAGCTCGTCAATGAACTAAGAAAATTCCTTCGACGCAAAAG GTATTTCATTGTTATTGATGACATATGGGATATCTCAGTCTGGAGAATGATCAAATGTGCTTTGCCTCATAGCGATGCTGGATACATAATTATTACAACCACACGTAATTCGGATGTTGCTGAAAAAGTTGGTAGTCCTTATAACATGAAACCACTTTCTCAGAATAACTCCCGAAAATTGTTGTACAAAAGAATATTTGGTAATGAAGGGAAAGACAACAATGAAGATATAGAAAAATGTCCCGATGCAGAGTTAACTGAAGTATCAGAGAGGATACTAAAGAAATGTGCCGGTGTACCCTTGGCTATTATTACAATGGCTAGTCTACTCGCTTGTAAACCAAGAAATAAGATGGATTGGTATGAGGTGTGCAACTGTATTGGTACCGGTCTTGAGAACAGTATAGATGTGGAGAATATGAGAAAGATCTTATCATTTAGCTATTATAATATGCCGTCCCATCTGAGGACTTGTTTATTATATTTTAGCGTATTTCCAGaagattataaaatagaaaaacatCGTTTGATATGGATGTGGATAGCTGAAGGCTTTATCCAATGTGAGAAACATGGGGAGTCCTTATTTGATCTAGGGGAGAGTTACTTCAATGAGCTCATAAGTAGAAGTATGATCCAACCCATACATGGTTATAATAATGATACGATATATGAATGTCGTGTACATGATATGGTGCTTGATCTTATATGCTCCTTGTCAAGTGAAGGAAACTTTGTTACTATATTAAATGGTACAGATCACATACCTCCATCAAATACGATTCGGAGGTTATCCCTTCAAAATGGCAAGGAGCATCTTTCTGAAACTCTGGAAACCAAGAGGTTGCAACAAGTAAG GAGCTTCCAAGTTTTACGCGTACTGGACTTACAAGATTGTGATCTTTCGCAAGGTTATGGTCTCAAGTACCTTGGGAACCAATTTCACTTGAGGTACCTAGGACTATGTGGCACAAGCATTGCGCAACTGCCTGAAGAAATAGGAAGCTTGCAGTTTTTACAAATATTGGATGTACGGAGAAATAAACTCTCATGCTTGCCATCAACTGTTGTTCAGCTGAAACATTTGATGTGCCTGTACACCGACTTGTCAATCAGAGTGCCAAATGGGATTGGGAGCTTAACAAGACTTGAAGAGATGTCGGAACTATTAATTGATGACTCCAACATGGACATCCTAGAAGAATTGGGATGGTTATCGGAGCTAAGAGTGCTGCGTATTGCCTTGGGCGGATGGAACAACAATCTGGTGGAGTGCCTAGGCAAGCTGCAAAAGCTCCGCGAGCTTAGTGTCTGGGCTCGCGGTGGTCAAACCAACATTGGTGGATTGGATGCCTGGGTTGCCCCTAGACATCTCTTTAGTCTGTCGACACGGTGGGGCTGCTGGTTCTCAACCCTGCCAGCATGGATTAATCCGTCGCTTGTGCCGGACCTCTCCAAGATATTCATCGGCATAAGGGTACTACAGCAGGCCGATCTGGATATACTTGGGAGGTTGCCTGCTCTTTGCTATCTAGAGATGCAGGTGGAGCATGAGGATCTTGGAATCCCTAGTGGATTCCTCGTTGGTGCGGATTCATTCCCCTGCCTTTTATCCTGCGAGTTCCGGGGATTTGTCAGGCCTGTATTGTTTCAGCAGGGAGCTATGCCGAGGCTGAGAACGCTTTGGTCCTGGTTTTCTGTACGAGGGGCGAGAGAAATCGCCAACAGCTATGGTGGTCTCGACTTGGGCTTGATGAACCTGCCATCGCTCCAGAAGGTTAGCGTTGGATTGGATTGCAATGGCGCTAATGATGAGGAAGTGAAGGAATTGAGAGCTGTGCTGAGCCATGGTACTAAAATCCATCCTAATCGTCCACGCCTTTGGATAAATAGGAAAGCGGTTAAAGATACAG ATAATGAGTGA
- the LOC110435316 gene encoding uncharacterized protein LOC110435316 isoform X1 — MCLKIEGSTRVSNSIGSLTSLEVLSHIRVDDSNIHILEELGQLTELRVLEITLDEWNDKLVECLPKLQNIQDLYFWVPQHQKNIGGLDAWVAPRCLRRLRIQSVCWFSTLPEWMNPSHVPCLSILSIAVREVQQRDLDILGNLHALRQLNLVVGHDELGIFGGFVIGAGSFPCLRYCDFRGFVGPIVFQQGAMPRLRTLCSGFFVREAIEIGSSDGVVGLDFGLGILPSLQYIFFLLDSEGASEEEVKKLKAKLWHASKIHPNRPRLLIDGCSEDQVSDE, encoded by the exons ATGTGCCTGAAGATTGAAGGTTCAACGAGGGTGTCAAATAGTATAGGGAGCCTAACAAGCCTGGAAGTGCTGTCACATATACGCGTTGATGACTCCAATATCCACATTCTAGAAGAGTTGGGTCAGCTAACAGAACTGAGGGTACTGGAGATTACTTTGGATGAATGGAACGACAAGCTGGTTGAGTGCCTACCAAAGCTGCAAAACATCCAAGACCTTTATTTCTGGGTCCCGCAGCATCAAAAGAACATCGGTGGATTGGATGCCTGGGTCGCCCCTCGATGTCTCCGTAGATTGCGTATACAGTCGGTCTGCTGGTTCTCAACGCTGCCAGAGTGGATGAATCCATCACATGTGCCGTGCCTCTCCATCCTATCCATCGCCGTAAGGGAGGTACAGCAGCGTGATCTCGACATACTTGGGAACTTACATGCTCTCCGTCAACTAAATCTGGTTGTGGGCCATGATGAACTCGGAATCTTTGGGGGATTTGTCATTGGTGCTGGTTCGTTCCCATGCCTAAGATACTGCGACTTCCGTGGATTTGTGGGACCCATAGTGTTTCAGCAGGGAGCTATGCCAAGGCTCAGAACCCTTTGCTCTGGGTTCTTTGTGCGGGAGGCCATTGAAATCGGCAGCAGCGACGGTGTTGTTGGTCTCGATTTTGGCCTGGGTATCTTGCCATCCCTCCAGTATATCTTTTTTTTGTTGGACTCTGAAGGCGCTAGTGAGGAGGAGGTGAAGAAATTGAAGGCTAAGCTGTGGCATGCCAGTAAAATTCATCCCAATCGTCCCAGGCTTTTAATAGACGGATGCTCTGAAGACCAAG TTTCAGATGAATGA
- the LOC8068317 gene encoding putative disease resistance RPP13-like protein 3 isoform X1, giving the protein MAVVTGALPSVLAKLGDLLIGEYKLQKGVKGEIIFLKAELESMKGALEKLSSKPADELDIQDKIWAKDLRELSYDIEDSIDTFMVRGKASQSAKLHGIRKFIDRSVGLFRKAKIRHGIATEIRDIKSRVVEVHERRRRYDVSLGVDKPSTAAVDPRLFSQYTEIEELVGIVETRDELINIVMEENEVPIQKGKIVTIVGFGGLGKTTLAHAVFDKIRPGFDCCASVSVSQTPDLKKLLKGILYQLDKKYEDINEKPLDEGQLVNELRKFLRRKRYFIVIDDIWDISVWRMIKCALPHSDAGYIIITTTRNSDVAEKVGSPYNMKPLSQNNSRKLLYKRIFGNEGKDNNEDIEKCPDAELTEVSERILKKCAGVPLAIITMASLLACKPRNKMDWYEVCNCIGTGLENSIDVENMRKILSFSYYNMPSHLRTCLLYFSVFPEDYKIEKHRLIWMWIAEGFIQCEKHGESLFDLGESYFNELISRSMIQPIHGYNNDTIYECRVHDMVLDLICSLSSEGNFVTILNGTDHIPPSNTIRRLSLQNGKEHLSETLETKRLQQVRSVVVFPSGISLMPVIRSFHFPSAISLIPVFRSFQVLRVLDLQDCDLSQGYGLKYLGNQFHLRYLGLCGTSIAQLPEEIGSLQFLQILDVRRNKLSCLPSTVVQLKHLMCLYTDLSIRVPNGIGSLTRLEEMSELLIDDSNMDILEELGWLSELRVLRIALGGWNNNLVECLGKLQKLRELSVWARGGQTNIGGLDAWVAPRHLFSLSTRWGCWFSTLPAWINPSLVPDLSKIFIGIRVLQQADLDILGRLPALCYLEMQVEHEDLGIPSGFLVGADSFPCLLSCEFRGFVRPVLFQQGAMPRLRTLWSWFSVRGAREIANSYGGLDLGLMNLPSLQKVSVGLDCNGANDEEVKELRAVLSHGTKIHPNRPRLWINRKAVKDTDNE; this is encoded by the exons ATGGCGGTAGTGACTGGGGCTCTGCCAAGCGTCCTCGCCAAGCTCGGCGATCTTCTCATCGGAGAGTATAAGCTGCAAAAGGGCGTCAAGGGGGAGATCATTTTCCTCAAAGCTGAGCTCGAGAGCATGAAGGGCGCACTCGAGAAGCTCTCCAGTAAACCGGCAGACGAGCTTGACATTCAGGACAAGATCTGGGCCAAGGATTTGAGGGAGCTCTCCTATGATATAGAGGATAGTATCGACACGTTTATGGTGCGTGGCAAAGCCAGTCAGTCGGCCAAGCTGCATGGCATCAGGAAGTTTATTGACCGAAGTGTCGGTTTGTTCAGAAAGGCAAAGATTCGCCATGGGATCGCTACTGAGATTAGAGACATCAAGAGCCGTGTTGTAGAGGTGCACGAGAGGCGTCGCAGATATGATGTCAGCCTCGGTGTTGATAAGCCTAGCACAGCTGCTGTGGACCCACGTTTATTTTCTCAGTACACAGAGATTGAAGAGCTTGTTGGCATTGTCGAGACAAGAGATGAGCTAATCAATATCGTGATGGAAGAGAATGAAGTGCCCATTCAGAAAGGCAAGATAGTTACCATTGTTGGATTTGGTGGGTTGGGAAAAACTACTCTTGCTCATGCAGTTTTTGACAAGATTAGACCAGGATTCGATTGTTGTGCTTCTGTATCAGTCTCTCAAACTCCTGATTTGAAGAAATTGTTGAAGGGCATCCTGTATCAGCTTGACAAGAAGTATGAGGACATCAATGAAAAACCATTGGATGAGGGTCAGCTCGTCAATGAACTAAGAAAATTCCTTCGACGCAAAAG GTATTTCATTGTTATTGATGACATATGGGATATCTCAGTCTGGAGAATGATCAAATGTGCTTTGCCTCATAGCGATGCTGGATACATAATTATTACAACCACACGTAATTCGGATGTTGCTGAAAAAGTTGGTAGTCCTTATAACATGAAACCACTTTCTCAGAATAACTCCCGAAAATTGTTGTACAAAAGAATATTTGGTAATGAAGGGAAAGACAACAATGAAGATATAGAAAAATGTCCCGATGCAGAGTTAACTGAAGTATCAGAGAGGATACTAAAGAAATGTGCCGGTGTACCCTTGGCTATTATTACAATGGCTAGTCTACTCGCTTGTAAACCAAGAAATAAGATGGATTGGTATGAGGTGTGCAACTGTATTGGTACCGGTCTTGAGAACAGTATAGATGTGGAGAATATGAGAAAGATCTTATCATTTAGCTATTATAATATGCCGTCCCATCTGAGGACTTGTTTATTATATTTTAGCGTATTTCCAGaagattataaaatagaaaaacatCGTTTGATATGGATGTGGATAGCTGAAGGCTTTATCCAATGTGAGAAACATGGGGAGTCCTTATTTGATCTAGGGGAGAGTTACTTCAATGAGCTCATAAGTAGAAGTATGATCCAACCCATACATGGTTATAATAATGATACGATATATGAATGTCGTGTACATGATATGGTGCTTGATCTTATATGCTCCTTGTCAAGTGAAGGAAACTTTGTTACTATATTAAATGGTACAGATCACATACCTCCATCAAATACGATTCGGAGGTTATCCCTTCAAAATGGCAAGGAGCATCTTTCTGAAACTCTGGAAACCAAGAGGTTGCAACAAGTAAGGTCAGTTGTTGTCTTTCCATCTGGCATTAGTTTGATGCCAGTTATTAGGAGTTTCCACTTTCCATCTGCCATTAGTCTAATACCGGTCTTTAGGAGCTTCCAAGTTTTACGCGTACTGGACTTACAAGATTGTGATCTTTCGCAAGGTTATGGTCTCAAGTACCTTGGGAACCAATTTCACTTGAGGTACCTAGGACTATGTGGCACAAGCATTGCGCAACTGCCTGAAGAAATAGGAAGCTTGCAGTTTTTACAAATATTGGATGTACGGAGAAATAAACTCTCATGCTTGCCATCAACTGTTGTTCAGCTGAAACATTTGATGTGCCTGTACACCGACTTGTCAATCAGAGTGCCAAATGGGATTGGGAGCTTAACAAGACTTGAAGAGATGTCGGAACTATTAATTGATGACTCCAACATGGACATCCTAGAAGAATTGGGATGGTTATCGGAGCTAAGAGTGCTGCGTATTGCCTTGGGCGGATGGAACAACAATCTGGTGGAGTGCCTAGGCAAGCTGCAAAAGCTCCGCGAGCTTAGTGTCTGGGCTCGCGGTGGTCAAACCAACATTGGTGGATTGGATGCCTGGGTTGCCCCTAGACATCTCTTTAGTCTGTCGACACGGTGGGGCTGCTGGTTCTCAACCCTGCCAGCATGGATTAATCCGTCGCTTGTGCCGGACCTCTCCAAGATATTCATCGGCATAAGGGTACTACAGCAGGCCGATCTGGATATACTTGGGAGGTTGCCTGCTCTTTGCTATCTAGAGATGCAGGTGGAGCATGAGGATCTTGGAATCCCTAGTGGATTCCTCGTTGGTGCGGATTCATTCCCCTGCCTTTTATCCTGCGAGTTCCGGGGATTTGTCAGGCCTGTATTGTTTCAGCAGGGAGCTATGCCGAGGCTGAGAACGCTTTGGTCCTGGTTTTCTGTACGAGGGGCGAGAGAAATCGCCAACAGCTATGGTGGTCTCGACTTGGGCTTGATGAACCTGCCATCGCTCCAGAAGGTTAGCGTTGGATTGGATTGCAATGGCGCTAATGATGAGGAAGTGAAGGAATTGAGAGCTGTGCTGAGCCATGGTACTAAAATCCATCCTAATCGTCCACGCCTTTGGATAAATAGGAAAGCGGTTAAAGATACAG ATAATGAGTGA
- the LOC110435316 gene encoding uncharacterized protein LOC110435316 isoform X2 has protein sequence MCLKIEGSTRVSNSIGSLTSLEVLSHIRVDDSNIHILEELGQLTELRVLEITLDEWNDKLVECLPKLQNIQDLYFWVPQHQKNIGGLDAWVAPRCLRRLRIQSVCWFSTLPEWMNPSHVPCLSILSIAVREVQQRDLDILGNLHALRQLNLVVGHDELGIFGGFVIGAGSFPCLRYCDFRGFVGPIVFQQGAMPRLRTLCSGFFVREAIEIGSSDGVVGLDFGLGILPSLQYIFFLLDSEGASEEEVKKLKAKLWHASKIHPNRPRLLIDGCSEDQDE, from the exons ATGTGCCTGAAGATTGAAGGTTCAACGAGGGTGTCAAATAGTATAGGGAGCCTAACAAGCCTGGAAGTGCTGTCACATATACGCGTTGATGACTCCAATATCCACATTCTAGAAGAGTTGGGTCAGCTAACAGAACTGAGGGTACTGGAGATTACTTTGGATGAATGGAACGACAAGCTGGTTGAGTGCCTACCAAAGCTGCAAAACATCCAAGACCTTTATTTCTGGGTCCCGCAGCATCAAAAGAACATCGGTGGATTGGATGCCTGGGTCGCCCCTCGATGTCTCCGTAGATTGCGTATACAGTCGGTCTGCTGGTTCTCAACGCTGCCAGAGTGGATGAATCCATCACATGTGCCGTGCCTCTCCATCCTATCCATCGCCGTAAGGGAGGTACAGCAGCGTGATCTCGACATACTTGGGAACTTACATGCTCTCCGTCAACTAAATCTGGTTGTGGGCCATGATGAACTCGGAATCTTTGGGGGATTTGTCATTGGTGCTGGTTCGTTCCCATGCCTAAGATACTGCGACTTCCGTGGATTTGTGGGACCCATAGTGTTTCAGCAGGGAGCTATGCCAAGGCTCAGAACCCTTTGCTCTGGGTTCTTTGTGCGGGAGGCCATTGAAATCGGCAGCAGCGACGGTGTTGTTGGTCTCGATTTTGGCCTGGGTATCTTGCCATCCCTCCAGTATATCTTTTTTTTGTTGGACTCTGAAGGCGCTAGTGAGGAGGAGGTGAAGAAATTGAAGGCTAAGCTGTGGCATGCCAGTAAAATTCATCCCAATCGTCCCAGGCTTTTAATAGACGGATGCTCTGAAGACCAAG ATGAATGA
- the LOC8068318 gene encoding putative disease resistance protein At1g50180, giving the protein MEVVTGALPSVITKLGELLAGEYNLQKGVKGEIKFLQSELESMKGALEKVSNTPLDRLDIQDKIWARDLRELSYDIEDNIDTFMVCGKSDESAKLHGIKKFVDRSVGLFKKAKIRHEIGTEIRDIKSRVVEVHERRLRYNVNNGVDKPTTTTVVDPRLFAQFKEAKELVGIDETRDELIKVLMDGNGVPFQQGKVVSIVGFGGLGKTTLAKVVYEKIRSLFHCCAFISVSQTPDLKKLFKELLYDLDKNINAETLDERRLINVLREFLIPKRYLVVIDDIWDVSVWEVIKCALPENDIGFAVITTTRNVDVADRVGGAYKLKALRITRGNYCTEEYLVMKTTTMLKTWENALSRSWPKYLIEY; this is encoded by the exons ATGGAGGTTGTGACAGGGGCGCTGCCAAGTGTCATCACCAAGCTCGGCGAGCTGCTTGCTGGTGAGTACAATCTGCAGAAGGGGGTGAAGGGGGAGATCAAGTTTCTCCAATCTGAACTTGAGAGCATGAAGGGTGCCCTCGAGAAGGTCTCCAACACGCCGCTAGACCGGCTTGACATTCAGGACAAGATCTGGGCAAGGGATTTGAGGGAGCTATCCTATGATATAGAGGACAACATTGACACGTTCATGGTGTGTGGCAAGAGTGATGAGTCAGCCAAGCTGCATGGTATCAAAAAGTTTGTTGATAGAAGTGTTGGCTTGTTCAAAAAGGCTAAGATTCGCCACGAGATTGGTACTGAGATAAGGGACATCAAGAGCCGTGTTGTAGAGGTACATGAGAGGCGTCTTAGGTATAATGttaacaatggtgttgataagCCTACCACAACTACTGTAGTGGACCCTCGTTTATTTGCTCAGTTCAAAGAGGCAAAAGAGcttgtcggaattgatgagacgagaGATGAGCTAATCAAGGTACTGATGGATGGAAATGGAGTGCCCTTTCAGCAGGGCAAGGTAGTTTCCATTGTTGGATTTGGAGGCCTTGGAAAAACAACTCTTGCCAAAGTAGTGTATGAGAAGATTAGATCACTGTTTCATTGTTGTGCTTTTATTTCGGTGTCCCAAACACCTGACTTGAAGAAATTATTCAAGGAATTGCTCTATGATCTTGACAAGAACATCAATGCAGAAACATTGGATGAGAGGCGGCTCATCAATGTACTTAGAGAATTCCTTATACCAAAAAG GTATCTTGTTGTTATTGATGACATATGGGATGTCTCAGTCTGGGAAGTGATCAAATGTGCTTTGCCTGAAAATGATATTGGATTTGCAGTCATTACAACTACACGTAATGTTGATGTTGCTGATAGAGTTGGTGGTGCTTACAAGTTGAAAGCCCTGAGGATAACTCGAGGAAATTATTGTACAGAAGAGTATTTGGTAATGAAAACAACAACAATGTTGAAGACATGGGAAAATGCCCTATCGAGGAGTTGGCCGAAGTATCTGATAGAATACTAA